GTGATTACTTCCAAAGGAATTGTTGGGATTATAAACGCGGTGTCGCAAAATTATGCTACAATACAATCCATTCTCAATACCAAGAGCCAGATTAATGCCAAATTGAAGCATTCAGAACATTTTGGAACCTTGAAATGGGATACCAAAACACCGAACATCGTTCAACTTACTGATGTTCCCAGACTGGCTGTAGTGAAAGAAGGCGATACAGTTGTTACCGGCGGAAGATCTACAATTTTTCCGAAAGGAATTCTTATTGGAACCGTCAATGAGGTTATTTTAGGGAAGAATGATAATTACTACAATTTAAATATTTTGTTGTTCAACGATATGACCAACATTCATCATGTTTACATTATAGAAAATCAGGCAGCCGAAGAGATTTTACAATTGGAAAAAGAGGTTGACGATGCAGAACAGTGAAATACTTATTACAATACTGCGATTTATTACTTTGGTACTCCTTCAGGTATTGATTTTAAATCACATCAACTTTCTGGGGTATATTAATCCCTACGTTTACGTACTTTTTATTTTAATATTTCCAATAAACGGGAATAAGGGCTTACTCATTTTTTTAAGCTTTCTTTTGGGAATTACGGTCGATATTTTTGGAGATTCGGGTGGAGTGCATGCCGCAGCCTGCGTGTTTATAGCTTATATACGTCCGCTTATTCTAAAATTTTCTTTTGGAGTGAGCTACGAATACAATATGGTTAAATTGAATAAGGTTCCCCCAACGGAGCGCCTGGTTTACATCATCGCAATAGTGATGATACATCATTTCATATTATTTAGTTTGGAAATTTTCAGCTTTTCACATATATTATTAATCCTAAAATCTACGTTATTCTCAGGGATATTCAGCACTGTATTAATCCTGTGTGCGTTATTGCTTTTTAGCCGAAAATCGTAATGAGAAAACTATTACTCTTTTCTATTGTTCTAATAACCGGAATTGTATTTGCCGGGAGGTTGTTCTATCTCCAAATTTACGATACCTCTTTTCAGAAATTATCTGAAGGTAATGCCATAAAAGTAATTTACGATTATCCGCAGCGCGGTTATATTTTCGACCGAAACGGAGAATTATTAGTGACCAATCAGCCGTCCTACGACGTCATGGTAATTCCGAAGGATGTAAAACCATTGGACACATTAGAATTCTGTAACATTCTAAAGATAACCATTGAAGATTTTCGCTCTATTCTGAAAAAGGCCCGAATCTATTCACCTCGTCTTCCATCGGTAGTGATTCCACAATTAAACAAAGCCGAATACGCCTATCTTTCTGAAAAAATGCACAAATACGAAGGTTTTTATATTCAGAAAAGATCCTTGCGCGATTATCAGGTAAGCCATTCAGCAAACGTATTGGGCTATATCGCGGAAGTAAATGACCGTATCATCGAAAAGAATCCTTACTATAAAATGGGGGATTTAATTGGAAGTCAGGGTGTAGAAAAACAATATGAAGATGTGCTGCGTGGCATTAAAGGTGTAAAATACATTCAAAAAGACCGTTTTAACAGAGATATTGGTGCCTATAAGGAAGGGATCTTTGACACCCTGCCCGAGCGAGGTAGGGATATTACGTTAACTATTGATGCCGTGCTTCAGGAATACGGGGAAAAATTATTCGTAAACAAACGCGGAGGCATCGTTGCTATCGAACCGGCTACAGGTGAAATTCTAGCATTGGTCACTGCTCCAAATTATGACCCGGCCCTACTGGTAGGTCGAGAACGCTCTAAAAATTATACAAAACTCTGGTACGATACCATTGCCAAACCGTTGTTTGACCGCGGACTTCAGGGTGAATATCCTCCCGGATCTCCCTTTAAGGCGTTAACCGCATTGATAGCTTTACAGGAAGATGTGGTTAATACCGAAGAAAGAATTTATTGCCACGGAGGGTATATCTACGGAAGAGGCAGAAAATTGGGCTGTCACCATCATGCTACTCCCTTAGCCATGGTGGGTGGAATAGCGAACTCATGTAACGCCTATTTTTGTACGGTGTATCGGCGTATTATTGAAAAATATCCGTCGCCTCAAGAAGGAATCGACAATTGGAAAAGACATTTAAGCAGTTTCGGACTAGGGAATTTTATGGGTTACGATTTGCCCAGTGGTCGAAGAGGATTTATCCCCAATTCGGAATACTACAACCGCAGTTACGACTACCCTACCTACAAATGGTTTGCAACAGCAACAATCTCGAATGCCATAGGACAAGGCGAGGTTTCATTAACGCCTATGCAAATGGCAAACTTTACCGCCATTATTGCCAACAGAGGATGGTACTATAAACCGCATATTATAAAAAATGTAAGTACAGTTGATACCATTCCCAAAGAGTACACCGAGAAACTATTCACCACCGTCGATCCCAAATATTTCGAGCCGGTCGTGGAAGGTATGTTCGACGTATACAATCGCGGGACAGCTTCAAGCATTCAAGTTCCCGGAATTGAAATATGCGGAAAGACGGGAACTTCCGAAAACTACATTCGCATTGGCGGGAAGCGTATGCAATTGACAGATCATTCCATGTTTATTGCCTTTGCACCCAAAGACGATCCTAAAATTGCGATCGCAGTATTTGTGGAAAACGGATATTGGGGTTCTCGTTGGGCAGGTCGAATTGCAGGTCTAATGATCGAAAAATACTTAAAAGGTGAAATTACCCGAACCGATATGGAAAATTTCGTCCTCAATGGAAGTTTGGAAGCGGAATACCTAAAACCATACAGTGGCCAACCCTTTACAATTAACAAATAATGGCAAGCGGGAAAGGGATTTCAAAATTCGACTGGCCTACCATGCTTTTGTATGCAGCCTTGGTAGGTATTGGATGGATGAACATCTATTCGGCTTCGCTAAGCGATACTGCTTCCGGATTCTTTGATTTGAGTCAGATTTACACCCGCCAACTTTTTTTTATCGGTCTCAGCATTCTACTTATCATTTTTATATTGGCCATCGAGGCCAAATTTTACGAACGATTTTCGAGTGTTATCTATATTGTCGCCTTGCTGTCGTTAGTGGGACTGTTTGTTTTCGGAAAAAATATAAACGGAGCCACTTCCTGGTATGCTTTTGGAAACTACGGACTTCAGCCAAGTGAATTTGCGAAGGCAGCAACGGCCTTAGCACTCGCGAAATACGTAAGTGACATCCAAACCAATGTCAAGGAGTTTAAACACCAACTACGCACTTTTATACTCATCGCCCTACCTGCAATTTTAATCATTCCGCAACCGGATCCCGGAAGTGCCCTTATCTACATCGCATTTATATTTCCACTATATCGTGAGGGACTTCATTTTGTGTATCTCTTATTCGGGCTTTTTGCTGCCGCACTCTTTGTAGGGACACTCGTCTTTGGCGTGATTTGGGTTGCTATGGGAGTTGTACTTATTGCGGGAATTTTATTTTTTCGGAATCGCAAAAAACGCCCAAACCTATTTAAATATCTTTTAATTGCGACCGCATGTATTGGTTTTGCTTTTTCGGTGAATTATATTTTTGAAAATGTCTTCGAACAGCGTCACAGAGATCGTTTTAATATTGTGCTTGGCAAAGAAGTGGATTCCAAGGGAATTGGCTATAACACCAATCAGAGTGAGATCGCTATTGGAAGCGGGGGCTGGACCGGAAAAGGTTGGACACAGGGTACACAAACTAAGGGAAACTTCGTTCCCGAACAACACACAGATTACATCTTTAGCACCGTAGGAGAGGAATGGGGCTTTTTAGGAAGTCTATTGGTAGTGATTCTGTTTGTCGCGCTTCTCGTGCGAATTCTCCATTTGGCCGAACGTCAAAAAAACCAGTTTAGCAGGGTGTATGGGTACAGTGTCGCTTCTATTTTGTTCTTACACTTTTTTGTAAATGTCGGGATGGTAACCGGACTGTTTCCTACGGTGGGAATACCCTTGCCCTTCTTTAGTTATGGAGGATCCGGGTTATGGGGCTTTACAATTTTACTGTTTATTTTTGTGCGTTTGGATGCTTCAAATTACATCAACGCCTAACGTATACCCCAGGCTTTTAAATCTATTGTAGCTTCCAGCTGTTTTTCTATATTTTCTGAAAGTTTCGGAAAGAAATCTATTCCCGTTTGCGCTTCGATCGAATCGATAGTGACTACATAATCGTAATATGAATTGTTGGTAGGTTCATTCGGAATTAAAAATGCAATCGCTTTATAGTGC
This genomic stretch from Ulvibacter sp. MAR_2010_11 harbors:
- the mreC gene encoding rod shape-determining protein MreC, whose amino-acid sequence is MQQILFFFIRNKNFLLFGLLFIISLSLTIRSHSFHKSKFVSSSNFITGGIYTLKSDVTDYFGLREENQKLVDENMLLRKLLESYNSNAANPLPDSTTLPSKYKFFSAKVINNNFSKTKNNITIDRGAKDSIAIDMGVITSKGIVGIINAVSQNYATIQSILNTKSQINAKLKHSEHFGTLKWDTKTPNIVQLTDVPRLAVVKEGDTVVTGGRSTIFPKGILIGTVNEVILGKNDNYYNLNILLFNDMTNIHHVYIIENQAAEEILQLEKEVDDAEQ
- the mrdA gene encoding penicillin-binding protein 2, with the translated sequence MRKLLLFSIVLITGIVFAGRLFYLQIYDTSFQKLSEGNAIKVIYDYPQRGYIFDRNGELLVTNQPSYDVMVIPKDVKPLDTLEFCNILKITIEDFRSILKKARIYSPRLPSVVIPQLNKAEYAYLSEKMHKYEGFYIQKRSLRDYQVSHSANVLGYIAEVNDRIIEKNPYYKMGDLIGSQGVEKQYEDVLRGIKGVKYIQKDRFNRDIGAYKEGIFDTLPERGRDITLTIDAVLQEYGEKLFVNKRGGIVAIEPATGEILALVTAPNYDPALLVGRERSKNYTKLWYDTIAKPLFDRGLQGEYPPGSPFKALTALIALQEDVVNTEERIYCHGGYIYGRGRKLGCHHHATPLAMVGGIANSCNAYFCTVYRRIIEKYPSPQEGIDNWKRHLSSFGLGNFMGYDLPSGRRGFIPNSEYYNRSYDYPTYKWFATATISNAIGQGEVSLTPMQMANFTAIIANRGWYYKPHIIKNVSTVDTIPKEYTEKLFTTVDPKYFEPVVEGMFDVYNRGTASSIQVPGIEICGKTGTSENYIRIGGKRMQLTDHSMFIAFAPKDDPKIAIAVFVENGYWGSRWAGRIAGLMIEKYLKGEITRTDMENFVLNGSLEAEYLKPYSGQPFTINK
- a CDS encoding rod shape-determining protein MreD is translated as MQNSEILITILRFITLVLLQVLILNHINFLGYINPYVYVLFILIFPINGNKGLLIFLSFLLGITVDIFGDSGGVHAAACVFIAYIRPLILKFSFGVSYEYNMVKLNKVPPTERLVYIIAIVMIHHFILFSLEIFSFSHILLILKSTLFSGIFSTVLILCALLLFSRKS
- the rodA gene encoding rod shape-determining protein RodA — encoded protein: MASGKGISKFDWPTMLLYAALVGIGWMNIYSASLSDTASGFFDLSQIYTRQLFFIGLSILLIIFILAIEAKFYERFSSVIYIVALLSLVGLFVFGKNINGATSWYAFGNYGLQPSEFAKAATALALAKYVSDIQTNVKEFKHQLRTFILIALPAILIIPQPDPGSALIYIAFIFPLYREGLHFVYLLFGLFAAALFVGTLVFGVIWVAMGVVLIAGILFFRNRKKRPNLFKYLLIATACIGFAFSVNYIFENVFEQRHRDRFNIVLGKEVDSKGIGYNTNQSEIAIGSGGWTGKGWTQGTQTKGNFVPEQHTDYIFSTVGEEWGFLGSLLVVILFVALLVRILHLAERQKNQFSRVYGYSVASILFLHFFVNVGMVTGLFPTVGIPLPFFSYGGSGLWGFTILLFIFVRLDASNYINA